The Montipora capricornis isolate CH-2021 chromosome 6, ASM3666992v2, whole genome shotgun sequence genome has a window encoding:
- the LOC138054245 gene encoding uncharacterized protein, whose amino-acid sequence MLKGDSLEDSSSFLPRERGFKLASLNITSLPKHIDELRILLADRSFDILAINETRLDDSILDREVHILGYDIIRWDRNRNGGGVCFYVRSTINYSLRLDLSVNQLENLCIEVRKPRSKPFVVATWYRPRDSPTEIFVHFESLVGRLDSQNVDLYLMGDLNCNLASSTFDTNTNLLTSIANVYSLHQLIREPTRKTSSSSTLIDLFFTNCPDKVVCSGVSHVGISDHNLVYVYRKLCIDRSGSGHKTVTYRKFKNFRSESFRNDIASQSWDDLLMLEDPNDMWLAWKTLFLSVVDKHAPIRTKRVRSSKCPWVTPQLKKYMYERDKLKKKAAITNNPWDWTNFKKFRNQVNNKIKNAKEMNYKSAFKHSSGSSRKTWQTINELTSRNSSNLSEREVKLDGNSILKPQQVSEAFNKHFASIGPRLAGEIHADTNDFSYRDFLSSADKRFELQPIDNNRVQIMHLKGDRARYDICKTP is encoded by the coding sequence ATGTTGAAGGGAGATTCTCTTGAGGATTCTTCTTCGTTCCTCCCGCGAGAGCGTGGTTTTAAATTAGCTTCCCTTAAcataactagtttacctaaacaCATTGATGAGTTGAGGATTCTGCTTGCCGACAGATCTTTCGACATTTTAGCTATTAATGAAACAAGACTAGATGATAGTATATTGGACCGTGAGGTCCATATCTTGGGGTATGATATTATACGCTGGGATAGAAACAGGAATGGTGGTGGTGTCTGTTTTTACGTCAGATCCACTATCAACTATTCACTGCGTCTTGATCTGTCTGTTaatcaactggaaaatttaTGTATTGAGGTACGAAAACCTCGCTCCAAGCCTTTTGTAGTAGCAACTTGGTATAGGCCACGAGATTCGCCTACGGAGATCTTTGTACATTTCGAATCACTAGTCGGTAGGCTTGACTCTCAAAATGTTGATTTGTACTTAATGGGTGATCTAAATTGCAATTTGGCCTCgtctacatttgacactaacacGAATTTGCTAACAAGCATTGCTAATGTCTACAGTCTTCATCAACTCATTAGAGAGCCAACTCGCAAAACCAGTTCATCGTCAACTTTGATTGATTTGTTCTTTACAAATTGCCCGGATAAGGTAGTTTGTTCGGGAGTCTCTCATGTGGGTATCAGTGATCACAATCTTGTCTACGTATATCGCAAACTTTGTATAGACCGATCGGGAAGTGGCCATAAAACTGTAACGTATAGGAAATTCAAAAACTTCAGAAGTGAAAGTTTTCGGAATGACATTGCTTCCCAAAGTTGGGATGATCTCCTAATGCTTGAGgatccaaatgatatgtggcTGGCTTGGAAAACCCTGTTTCTTAGTGTTGTTGACAAGCATGCACCTATTCGGACGAAACGTGTTCGTTCATCGAAGTGTCCTTGGGTGACACCTCAGTtgaagaaatacatgtatgaaagggacaagttgaaaaagaaagcagCAATCACTAATAACCCATGGGATtggacaaattttaaaaaatttcgcAATCAGgtcaacaataaaataaaaaatgccaAAGAAATGAATTACAAAAGTGCTTTTAAGCATAGTAGCGGCAGTTCTCGAAAGACCTGGCAAACGATCAACGAACTCACTTCCAGGAACTCCAGCAATTTATCTGAAAGAGAAGTAAAACTTGATGGTAATTCCATATTAAAACCTCAACAAGTGTCGGAAGCTTTTAATAAACATTTCGCTAGCATTGGTCCTAGACTTGCCGGTGAGATACATGCCGACACAAATGATTTTAGCTATAGGGACTTTCTTTCCAGCGCTGACAAGCGTTTTGAACTTCAACCAATTGATAACAATAGAGTACAAATTATGCACCTCAAAGGCGACAGGGCTCGATATGATATCTGCAAGACTCCTTAG